In the Fusobacterium simiae genome, CTTCCATTAGAAGCTATGCAAAAATTATCATTACCTGTATTAGATATTGGATGTTTTGGATATGATGCACATAAATTTACAGAACGTGTAGAAAAAAGATATAGCTATACAGTTACACCAGAGTTAGTTTATAAAACTGTAATGAAGTTACTAAATAATAAATTATTATAATAAAAATTTAAAAAATATTAGTATTATTATCTTAGTATATTGGTATGATTAAAAAATTTGGAAAAAAATTTGCAAAATATACAATAGTAGAATTGTATATTTAATACTATTTGCTTTTCTTAAAAATAAAAAAGGTTGGTGGATAAATATATGGAAAAAATAACTATGATATCTGACTGGTTATGGTCATATCCTATGGTATTATTATTAGCTTTTGGTAGTATTTATGTAACAATAAGATTTAAATTTATACAATTTTTTAAATTACCATTAATTGTAAAAACAGTATATAAAGATATAGTAAAAGAAAATTCTGGTGAAGGAAATATATCTGCCTTACAAGCTGGACTTACTGCAATAGGTTCTACATTAGGAGCAGGAAATATTATAGGAGTTGCAGTAGCAATTTCAATGGGTGGAATAGGAGCACTATTTTGGATGTTAGTTATAGGACTTTTTGCAGTATGCCTTAAATATGCCGAAGTTATTTTAGGGATAAAATATAGAGAAAAAAATGAACTTGGAGAATATGTTGGTGGAGCAATGTATTATCTAAAACATACTAAATTTCCAATCTTAGGAACACTTTTTGCACTTTTTTTAGCATTTGAACTTCTTCCTTCAATAGGACTTCAAGCACTATCAGTTGTTCAATCTGCTGAAACACTAGGAATTTCAAAATATGTAACAGGGACTGTTATGTTTGCTATTGTTTTTGTAACAATTATTGGAGGAATAAAAAGGGTGGGGGCTCTTATGGATAAAATAGTTCCATTTATGAGTTTTGGTTATTTTATTCTAGCTTGGATAATAATTTTATATAATTATAAAAATATACCGATTGTATTCGTAAAGATGTTTGCAGGAGCATTTTCTGCACCAGCGGCATTTGGAGGAATGGTTGGAGGAACAGTAGCAATAACAATAAGAGCAGGACTTGCCAGAGGGACTTATTCTAATGAAGCGGGAATGGGTACAAGTCCAATTGCTTATGCAGCAGCTATTACAGATTTTCCAGCACGACAAGCATTATGGGGAATGGTAGAAGTTTTTATAAGTACTTTTGTTATGTGTTTAACTTCAGGTTTACTTGTAACAACAAGTGGAGTATATGAAAAAATAAGTTATGAGAAAGCTGCTTCTATGCCAGCAGTAGCTATGCAAGGCTTTTATGGAGAGTTTTGGGGTGGGACTTTTATGACAGTTATAATAATATTATTTGTTCTTTCAACATTGATTGTAATGGTATATATGGGTGAAAAGCAAATTGAGTACATATTTGGAACAAAATTTTCTAGACAGTCTCGTTATATCTATATAGTAATGGTACTAATTGGTGCTTTTGGACACTTAGGAAGTATAGTTTCATTTTTAGATTTAAGTTTAGCATCATTGGTAATAATAAATATGTAT is a window encoding:
- a CDS encoding alanine/glycine:cation symporter family protein, encoding MEKITMISDWLWSYPMVLLLAFGSIYVTIRFKFIQFFKLPLIVKTVYKDIVKENSGEGNISALQAGLTAIGSTLGAGNIIGVAVAISMGGIGALFWMLVIGLFAVCLKYAEVILGIKYREKNELGEYVGGAMYYLKHTKFPILGTLFALFLAFELLPSIGLQALSVVQSAETLGISKYVTGTVMFAIVFVTIIGGIKRVGALMDKIVPFMSFGYFILAWIIILYNYKNIPIVFVKMFAGAFSAPAAFGGMVGGTVAITIRAGLARGTYSNEAGMGTSPIAYAAAITDFPARQALWGMVEVFISTFVMCLTSGLLVTTSGVYEKISYEKAASMPAVAMQGFYGEFWGGTFMTVIIILFVLSTLIVMVYMGEKQIEYIFGTKFSRQSRYIYIVMVLIGAFGHLGSIVSFLDLSLASLVIINMYGVISMTGRAVEESDRFFEHLKNEK